A region of Halococcus sediminicola DNA encodes the following proteins:
- a CDS encoding SDR family oxidoreductase has product MPTEFDFDGQVVLVTGASGALGSGICEAFERAGATVHATDLVPPDDEDSLLDPHFAFHEADFTDEGDVERVVSEVVETEGRLDALCNIAGMWQGGQPIDETDSDEFETVFDVNLKTMFLASKHAIPHLRESGGAVVSVSAKSSLEGGEGDGPYRAAKAGIRLLTETIAEENRGEMRANAIMPKVIDTPANREMLSGDPDDWPTPEEIADVVLFLCSDRAALTSGAAVPVYGEA; this is encoded by the coding sequence ATGCCGACCGAGTTCGATTTCGATGGACAGGTAGTGCTCGTCACCGGCGCGAGCGGCGCGCTCGGCAGCGGTATCTGCGAGGCGTTCGAGCGGGCGGGCGCGACCGTCCACGCGACCGACCTCGTACCGCCCGACGACGAGGACTCGCTGCTCGATCCTCACTTCGCCTTCCACGAAGCCGACTTCACCGACGAGGGCGACGTCGAGCGTGTCGTGAGCGAAGTGGTCGAGACCGAGGGCCGCCTCGACGCGCTCTGCAATATCGCCGGGATGTGGCAGGGCGGCCAACCGATAGACGAGACGGATAGTGACGAGTTCGAGACGGTCTTCGACGTCAACCTCAAGACCATGTTTCTCGCCTCGAAACACGCCATCCCCCACCTCCGGGAGTCGGGCGGAGCGGTCGTCTCGGTGTCGGCCAAATCGTCCCTCGAAGGTGGTGAGGGCGACGGACCCTACCGAGCGGCGAAGGCCGGGATTCGACTGCTGACCGAGACCATCGCCGAGGAAAACCGTGGCGAGATGCGCGCGAACGCGATCATGCCGAAGGTCATCGACACGCCAGCGAACCGCGAGATGCTCTCGGGCGACCCCGACGACTGGCCGACGCCCGAGGAGATCGCGGACGTGGTGTTGTTCCTCTGCTCCGACAGGGCGGCTCTCACCAGCGGCGCGGCCGTCCCCGTTTACGGCGAGGCCTGA
- a CDS encoding FAD-binding and (Fe-S)-binding domain-containing protein: MTSDFETLPADDPADDANYDHRGGAVARPDLLADLEERVAGDVRFDEYSRDLYATDASAYEMTPIGVVFPESTADVERVVEYCSTEGIPVLPRGGGTSLAGQAVNEAVVLDFTRNMDGLLDVDLEARTATAQPGIYLGDIDEALAPHDLKFAPDPAWGDKSALGGAIGNNSTGAHSLKYGKTDAYIESCEVVLADGTVTEFGELTVEELHECADSEGNLEARIHAAVARIIDEESEAIEDAYPDLKRNVSGYDLDMLVEDAREGSVNLARLLAGSEGTLAIVTESTVALETIPETKAIGLLTYDSLGEAMEDVEPILDHDPAAVEVMDSVLLDLARDTSEFADVVGMLPEGTDSVLLVEFYADSDEEGKQRVADLVADRVGGDSVVEPSVGADELTEKRRYANAAMEAHDADTRAQFWKMRKSGLPILLSRTSDAKHISFIEDCAIPAAHLPEYVADFQDILDEQGTFASFYAHAGPGVLHVRPLIDTKTVEGRERMEAIAENVTDLVVEYGGSVSGEHGDGHARTKWNRKRYGEGLWGVFRELKSVFDPDWLLNPGQVCGLPDGVDRDAPSPTEDLRFDSAYEFDAGFETELRWENENGFQGMAELCHGCGGCRGHQSTTGGTMCPTYRASEEEILSTRGRANLLRDAMSGDLDGDALDVEFMNEVMDLCIGCKGCANDCPSEVDMAKMKAEVTNEYHQRHGASLRDHLFANIEALSALGSRFAPLSNWGTELPGARALLERTVGIAKERTLPTFHAESFEEWFGARGGAQVSAGDADRKVLLFPDTYTNYNHPAAGKATVRVLEAAGVHVRLPLGVADSGRPAYSKGFIEQARAAAEQNVAALAPLVRRDWDVVVVEPSDAVMFQYDYPDLVPAADRSTPTGTVAAGEGGQKPATDGGQSNVETVTGNTYGVLEYVDRFRLDEAMTFGEGGESLTYHGHCHQKATKKDHHAVGVLRRAGYAVDALDSGCCGMAGSFGYEAEHLSMSRAIADVLYEQVDESDGESVVAPGASCRSQLGEHESEEPPHPIERVADALAE; encoded by the coding sequence GTGACATCCGACTTCGAGACGCTGCCGGCCGACGACCCCGCGGACGACGCGAACTACGACCATCGCGGCGGCGCGGTCGCCCGCCCGGACCTCCTCGCGGACCTCGAAGAACGCGTCGCGGGCGACGTTCGCTTCGACGAGTATTCGCGGGATCTCTACGCGACGGACGCGAGCGCCTACGAGATGACGCCCATCGGCGTCGTCTTCCCGGAATCGACCGCCGACGTCGAAAGGGTGGTCGAATACTGTTCTACCGAAGGGATTCCGGTACTCCCGCGCGGCGGCGGGACGAGCCTCGCCGGGCAGGCCGTCAACGAGGCCGTCGTCCTCGATTTCACACGGAACATGGACGGTCTGCTCGACGTGGACCTCGAAGCTCGGACGGCCACCGCCCAGCCGGGTATCTACCTCGGCGACATCGACGAAGCGCTCGCCCCGCACGACCTCAAATTCGCACCCGACCCGGCGTGGGGCGACAAGAGCGCTTTAGGAGGTGCCATCGGCAACAACAGTACCGGAGCGCACTCGCTCAAATATGGAAAAACCGACGCCTATATCGAGTCCTGCGAGGTCGTGCTCGCAGACGGCACAGTAACAGAATTCGGCGAGCTCACTGTGGAAGAACTCCACGAATGCGCCGATTCGGAGGGGAATCTCGAAGCGCGCATCCACGCCGCAGTCGCGCGCATCATCGACGAGGAATCCGAAGCAATCGAGGACGCCTATCCCGATTTGAAACGCAACGTCTCCGGCTACGACCTCGATATGCTGGTCGAAGACGCCCGCGAGGGATCGGTGAACCTCGCGCGCCTGCTCGCCGGCAGCGAGGGAACCCTTGCGATCGTCACCGAGTCGACCGTCGCGCTCGAAACGATCCCCGAAACGAAAGCCATCGGACTGCTAACGTACGATTCGCTGGGTGAGGCGATGGAAGACGTCGAGCCGATTCTCGATCACGACCCCGCGGCCGTCGAGGTGATGGACTCCGTACTACTGGACCTCGCACGCGACACCAGCGAGTTCGCCGACGTCGTGGGGATGCTGCCCGAGGGGACCGATTCCGTCCTGCTGGTGGAGTTCTACGCCGACTCTGACGAGGAGGGAAAACAGCGGGTCGCGGACCTCGTCGCCGACCGCGTGGGTGGTGACTCGGTTGTCGAGCCGAGTGTAGGTGCGGACGAACTGACGGAAAAACGACGATACGCGAACGCGGCGATGGAGGCCCACGACGCCGACACGCGGGCGCAGTTCTGGAAGATGCGCAAATCCGGCCTGCCCATCCTGCTCTCGCGCACCTCGGACGCGAAACACATCTCGTTCATCGAGGACTGTGCCATCCCGGCCGCACACCTCCCGGAGTACGTCGCCGACTTTCAGGATATCCTCGACGAGCAGGGCACCTTTGCGAGTTTCTACGCCCACGCCGGTCCGGGCGTGCTCCACGTCCGACCGCTCATCGATACGAAGACCGTCGAGGGACGGGAACGGATGGAGGCAATCGCCGAGAACGTGACGGACCTGGTGGTCGAGTACGGGGGCAGCGTCTCGGGCGAGCACGGCGACGGCCACGCGCGCACGAAGTGGAATCGCAAGCGCTACGGCGAGGGTCTCTGGGGCGTGTTCCGCGAGTTGAAGAGCGTCTTCGACCCCGACTGGCTGCTGAATCCCGGACAGGTCTGTGGGCTGCCCGACGGTGTGGACAGGGACGCACCAAGCCCCACCGAGGACCTCCGATTCGATTCGGCCTACGAGTTCGACGCGGGCTTCGAGACCGAACTCCGCTGGGAGAACGAGAACGGATTTCAGGGCATGGCCGAACTCTGTCACGGCTGTGGCGGCTGTCGCGGCCACCAGTCCACTACTGGGGGAACGATGTGTCCGACCTATCGGGCCAGCGAGGAGGAAATCCTCAGCACGCGCGGGCGGGCGAACCTGCTGCGCGACGCGATGAGCGGTGACCTCGACGGTGACGCACTCGACGTCGAGTTCATGAACGAGGTGATGGACCTCTGTATCGGCTGCAAGGGCTGTGCGAACGACTGCCCGAGCGAGGTGGACATGGCGAAGATGAAGGCCGAAGTCACGAACGAATACCACCAGCGCCACGGGGCGAGCCTCCGCGACCATCTCTTTGCGAACATCGAGGCCCTCTCGGCGCTCGGCAGCCGGTTCGCGCCGCTATCGAACTGGGGGACTGAACTGCCGGGTGCGCGCGCTCTCCTCGAACGAACGGTCGGCATCGCCAAAGAGCGGACGCTGCCGACCTTCCACGCCGAGAGCTTCGAGGAGTGGTTCGGGGCCCGCGGCGGCGCACAGGTGTCGGCGGGCGATGCCGACAGGAAGGTTCTGCTCTTCCCGGACACCTACACGAACTACAACCACCCCGCCGCCGGGAAAGCCACGGTGCGAGTGCTCGAAGCCGCCGGCGTCCACGTCCGTCTTCCGCTCGGCGTGGCCGACAGCGGCCGACCGGCCTACTCGAAGGGATTCATCGAGCAGGCCCGCGCGGCTGCCGAGCAGAACGTCGCCGCGCTCGCGCCGCTCGTCCGCCGTGACTGGGACGTGGTCGTGGTCGAACCCTCCGACGCCGTCATGTTCCAGTACGACTACCCCGACTTGGTTCCGGCCGCCGATAGGAGCACACCCACGGGCACCGTCGCCGCCGGCGAGGGTGGGCAAAAACCGGCGACCGACGGTGGCCAGAGTAACGTCGAGACCGTCACCGGGAATACGTATGGAGTTCTCGAATACGTCGACCGCTTCCGACTCGACGAGGCGATGACGTTCGGCGAAGGAGGCGAATCGCTGACCTACCACGGCCACTGTCATCAGAAGGCAACCAAGAAAGACCACCACGCGGTTGGTGTCCTGCGGCGAGCAGGCTACGCGGTGGACGCCCTCGATTCGGGCTGCTGTGGCATGGCCGGCTCCTTCGGCTACGAGGCCGAACACCTCTCGATGAGCCGCGCCATCGCCGACGTGCTCTACGAGCAGGTCGACGAAAGCGACGGGGAGAGCGTGGTCGCACCGGGGGCGTCCTGCCGGAGCCAACTCGGCGAGCACGAGAGCGAGGAACCACCGCATCCGATCGAGCGGGTCGCCGACGCGCTCGCCGAGTGA
- a CDS encoding L-lactate permease, producing MASLVEILIALSPLVAIAVLMVGLFWPATRAMPVAWLVALVAGIVGWGMDLRWAAAATINGFITATQILWIVFGAILLLYTLKETGAFGAISQGFAAISEDRRVQVVLLVFLMGSFVEGAAGFGTPAAVVGPLLVGLGFPPLAAVVVALTGNLMAITFGAVGTPLIIGLEDTFASSEAIRSTVLAETPFSIAGWVAEIGTWAATYHVIVGIAVPFIGVAMMTRFFGPERSIRPALEVAPLCLFAWAAFAVPYWLTAAFLGPVFPGLLGALVGLALTVGVLKLGYLRPDEQWEFENPAAWPDHWVGDIEPGESVESDGTVAADGGHASMSLWKAWTPYLLLVVVLVATRVVDPLAAFLQSTAVLVWSDILGTGLTNDLQVLYLPGAAFVFVSLLTIPLHRMNGGEVRAAWRETVEKIAPPVVALLFAVATVQIMLQSGAATGADSMLIVLSDTTANVAGGVYPFFAPLVGAFGAFLAGSNTVSDILFGTFQYGVATEIGTPRTLMLGAQAVGGAIGNLIAVHNVVAALAVVGLVGEEGRVIRLELIPLAYYAAFSGLLALLFSYVLFPGVF from the coding sequence ATGGCTAGCCTCGTCGAGATACTCATCGCGCTCTCGCCGCTGGTCGCCATCGCCGTGTTGATGGTCGGACTGTTCTGGCCGGCGACGCGCGCGATGCCGGTCGCGTGGCTGGTCGCGCTCGTCGCCGGTATCGTCGGCTGGGGGATGGACCTCCGCTGGGCGGCCGCCGCGACCATCAACGGGTTCATCACCGCGACCCAGATCCTCTGGATCGTCTTCGGGGCCATCCTCCTGCTCTACACGCTGAAGGAGACCGGCGCGTTCGGCGCCATCAGCCAGGGGTTCGCCGCCATCAGCGAGGACCGCCGGGTGCAGGTGGTGCTGTTGGTCTTCCTGATGGGGTCGTTCGTCGAGGGCGCAGCCGGCTTCGGAACGCCGGCGGCGGTCGTCGGTCCCCTCCTGGTGGGACTCGGCTTCCCCCCGCTCGCGGCCGTCGTCGTCGCGCTGACGGGCAACCTCATGGCGATCACCTTCGGCGCGGTCGGTACGCCGCTCATCATCGGACTGGAAGACACGTTCGCTTCGAGCGAGGCGATCCGCTCGACAGTGCTCGCGGAGACGCCGTTTTCCATCGCGGGCTGGGTCGCCGAAATCGGGACGTGGGCGGCGACCTATCACGTCATCGTCGGCATCGCGGTGCCGTTCATCGGCGTGGCGATGATGACGCGCTTTTTCGGCCCGGAACGCTCGATTCGGCCGGCGCTCGAAGTGGCTCCGCTCTGTCTGTTCGCGTGGGCGGCGTTCGCGGTGCCATACTGGCTCACCGCCGCCTTTCTCGGCCCGGTGTTTCCCGGCCTGCTCGGCGCGCTGGTCGGGCTGGCGCTCACGGTGGGCGTGCTCAAACTCGGCTATCTCCGCCCGGACGAACAGTGGGAGTTCGAGAACCCGGCGGCGTGGCCTGACCACTGGGTGGGCGACATCGAACCCGGTGAATCGGTCGAGAGCGACGGAACCGTCGCGGCCGACGGCGGGCACGCGTCGATGAGTCTCTGGAAGGCGTGGACGCCGTACCTGCTGCTCGTCGTGGTGCTCGTCGCCACGCGCGTCGTCGACCCGCTGGCGGCGTTTCTCCAGAGCACGGCCGTCCTCGTCTGGTCGGACATCCTCGGGACGGGCCTGACGAACGACCTCCAAGTACTCTATCTCCCCGGTGCGGCGTTCGTGTTCGTCTCGCTGTTGACGATTCCGCTCCATCGCATGAACGGCGGCGAGGTGCGGGCGGCGTGGCGCGAGACGGTCGAGAAGATCGCCCCGCCCGTGGTCGCGCTGCTGTTCGCCGTCGCCACGGTCCAGATAATGCTCCAGTCGGGAGCCGCAACGGGTGCCGACAGCATGCTCATCGTACTTTCGGATACCACGGCGAACGTCGCCGGCGGCGTCTATCCGTTCTTCGCGCCGCTCGTGGGAGCGTTCGGCGCGTTCCTCGCCGGGTCGAACACCGTCAGCGACATCCTCTTCGGCACTTTCCAGTACGGTGTCGCCACCGAAATCGGCACGCCGAGAACGCTGATGCTCGGCGCACAGGCCGTCGGTGGCGCGATCGGCAACCTCATCGCCGTCCACAACGTCGTCGCCGCGCTCGCGGTCGTCGGTCTCGTCGGCGAGGAGGGCCGCGTCATCCGCCTCGAACTCATCCCGCTGGCGTACTACGCGGCCTTCTCGGGGCTGCTCGCGCTACTGTTCAGCTACGTGCTCTTCCCCGGCGTGTTCTGA
- a CDS encoding LUD domain-containing protein: MSESLTAFESSLAGLDVATTRTDPDGFDDALAEALHEPAVGVPLGFDGVSLDDAEVVLDPTPAQLGSATTGVTPTRMGIASYGTLAVESDEAGSEPVSLYPDRHVAVLREADLRPGMDEAFGWLEDEFAAGRSSYVFATGASATADMGEMVEGVHGPAEVHVIVLEQ; this comes from the coding sequence ATGAGTGAGTCCCTCACGGCGTTCGAGTCCTCGCTCGCCGGACTGGACGTCGCAACGACGCGAACCGATCCCGACGGGTTCGACGATGCGCTCGCCGAGGCGCTCCACGAACCAGCCGTCGGCGTTCCGCTGGGATTCGACGGCGTTTCGCTCGACGACGCGGAGGTAGTGCTCGACCCGACCCCGGCACAGCTCGGATCGGCGACGACGGGCGTCACCCCCACTCGGATGGGCATCGCCTCCTACGGAACCCTCGCGGTCGAATCGGATGAGGCGGGGAGCGAGCCGGTAAGTCTCTATCCCGACCGCCACGTCGCCGTCCTGCGCGAGGCGGACCTTCGTCCGGGGATGGACGAGGCGTTCGGCTGGCTCGAAGACGAATTCGCCGCCGGACGGAGTAGTTATGTGTTCGCCACCGGTGCGAGCGCGACCGCCGACATGGGCGAGATGGTCGAGGGTGTCCACGGTCCGGCTGAAGTGCACGTCATCGTGCTCGAACAATGA
- a CDS encoding LUD domain-containing protein, with the protein MSAETRREKAQHIRHLLDTEGENVRANAGHFNESRYDAIDEFDEYEELRTEVRAIKEDAIERLPELVEQVRESVEANGGTVYLAEDATDANRYIEEVADDAETLVKSKSMTTEEIDVNDALEKSGVDVYETDLGEFVLQVADETPSHIVGPSIHKSREGIAELFNDQFDPDEPLESAEELTEFARDYLGERIRDADVGMTGANFVVADSGTITLVTNEGNARKSAVTPDTHVAVAGVEKLIPTLSDLQPFVELIARSATGQPITQYVTMLSPPVETPTVDFESPDTPISESDGDREFHLVLLDNGRTAMRDDDQLRETLYCIRCGACANSCANFQHVGGHAFGGETYSGGIATGWEAGVHGQQSAEEFNDLCTGCSRCVNNCPVKIDIPWINEVVRDRINHDESTEFDFLVEGLTPDEEPGGMNMQKRLFGNYATLAEWGSATAPLSNWVARSRPARALMERFLGVDRRRVLPKFESETLRKWFDSRGGSRVSPADADREAVLYPDAYTNHVQVERGKAAVRVLEALGVTVEIPAVAASGRAPLSQGMLSTAERHAHDVYADLAEHIDADRDIVVIEPSDLAMFAGEYEKFLPERSAERLDSSSYEIMEYVYGLLENGADSNELRAGDGERVAYHSHCQQRTLGLEAHTVAVLEDRGYDVLTSEVECCGMAGSFGYKREYYELSMDVGSELEAQFRTDEARNRTVVASGTSCLEQLDSLLERPSRHPVQLLDARV; encoded by the coding sequence ATGAGCGCGGAGACCAGACGGGAGAAGGCCCAACACATCCGCCACCTGCTCGACACCGAAGGCGAGAACGTTCGGGCGAACGCGGGTCACTTCAACGAGAGTCGGTACGACGCCATCGACGAGTTCGACGAGTACGAGGAGCTCCGAACCGAGGTTCGGGCAATCAAGGAGGATGCTATCGAGCGACTGCCCGAACTCGTCGAACAGGTGCGAGAGAGCGTCGAAGCCAACGGTGGGACGGTCTATCTCGCCGAGGACGCCACCGACGCCAATCGGTACATCGAGGAGGTCGCCGACGACGCGGAGACGCTCGTGAAGTCGAAGTCGATGACCACCGAGGAGATCGACGTCAACGATGCCCTCGAGAAGTCAGGAGTGGACGTCTACGAGACCGACCTCGGCGAGTTCGTGTTGCAGGTGGCCGACGAGACGCCATCGCACATCGTCGGCCCGTCGATCCACAAATCCCGCGAGGGGATCGCCGAACTGTTCAACGACCAGTTCGATCCCGACGAACCCTTAGAGAGCGCCGAGGAACTCACCGAGTTCGCCCGCGACTACCTCGGCGAGCGGATTCGAGATGCGGACGTCGGCATGACGGGTGCGAACTTCGTCGTCGCCGACAGTGGCACGATTACGCTCGTCACGAACGAGGGCAACGCCCGAAAATCGGCCGTGACGCCCGACACGCACGTCGCCGTGGCGGGTGTCGAGAAGCTGATTCCCACGCTCTCTGATCTCCAGCCGTTCGTCGAACTCATCGCGCGCTCGGCGACCGGCCAGCCCATCACCCAGTACGTCACGATGCTTTCCCCTCCTGTGGAGACACCCACGGTCGATTTCGAGAGTCCCGACACGCCGATTTCCGAATCGGATGGCGACCGCGAGTTCCATCTCGTCCTGCTGGACAACGGCCGGACAGCGATGCGAGACGACGACCAGTTGCGAGAGACGCTCTACTGCATCCGGTGTGGGGCCTGTGCGAACTCGTGTGCGAACTTCCAGCACGTCGGCGGCCACGCCTTCGGCGGCGAGACCTATTCGGGTGGTATCGCCACGGGTTGGGAAGCCGGCGTCCACGGACAGCAGAGTGCAGAAGAGTTCAACGACCTCTGTACGGGCTGTTCGCGCTGTGTCAACAACTGTCCGGTGAAGATCGACATCCCATGGATCAACGAGGTGGTCAGGGACCGCATCAACCACGACGAGTCCACGGAGTTCGATTTCCTCGTCGAGGGACTGACCCCCGACGAGGAACCGGGCGGGATGAACATGCAAAAGCGGCTGTTCGGCAACTACGCGACCCTCGCCGAATGGGGGAGCGCAACCGCGCCACTGTCGAATTGGGTTGCGAGGAGCCGACCCGCACGGGCGCTCATGGAACGATTTCTGGGTGTCGACCGCCGGCGCGTGCTCCCGAAATTCGAGAGTGAAACCCTTCGAAAGTGGTTCGATTCCCGTGGCGGGTCGCGCGTGTCACCGGCCGACGCCGACCGCGAGGCGGTGCTCTATCCCGACGCCTACACGAATCACGTGCAGGTCGAGCGCGGGAAGGCCGCCGTCAGGGTGCTCGAAGCGCTCGGGGTCACGGTCGAGATTCCCGCCGTCGCCGCCAGCGGGCGCGCGCCGCTCTCACAGGGGATGCTTTCGACGGCGGAACGCCACGCCCACGACGTCTACGCCGACCTCGCCGAGCACATCGACGCCGACCGGGATATCGTCGTCATCGAACCCTCCGATCTCGCGATGTTCGCCGGCGAGTACGAGAAGTTCCTGCCCGAACGGTCGGCCGAGCGCCTCGACAGCAGTAGCTACGAGATCATGGAGTACGTCTACGGACTGCTCGAAAACGGGGCCGACAGTAACGAACTGCGGGCGGGCGACGGGGAGCGAGTGGCCTATCACAGCCACTGCCAGCAGCGGACCCTCGGTCTCGAAGCCCACACGGTGGCCGTCCTCGAAGACCGTGGCTACGACGTGCTCACCTCCGAGGTCGAGTGCTGCGGGATGGCGGGCTCCTTTGGCTACAAGCGCGAATACTACGAGTTGAGCATGGACGTGGGAAGCGAACTCGAAGCCCAGTTCCGGACCGACGAGGCGCGCAATCGCACGGTTGTAGCGAGCGGCACGTCGTGTCTCGAACAGCTCGATTCGCTGCTGGAGCGGCCGAGCCGACATCCGGTGCAACTGTTGGACGCCCGAGTGTAG
- a CDS encoding ATP-binding protein, translated as MSREDQRTVTLDADGIVSIPTVELLTGRGFVTGKSGGGKSNTASVIAEELLADGHPLLIVDTDGEYYGLKEQYEVLHAGAGEECDVQIGTEHADKLAELALEGGVPVILDVSACLDEEGHDLVRATVEALFTREQEARRPFLLLVEEVHEFIPESGGLDSAGEMLIRVAKRGRKRGLGFCGISQRPANVKKDVITQCDWLCWHRLTWDNDTSVVRRVLDGDAATAVQSLDDGEAILVTDWDGSRRRVQVRRKETFDAGATPGLGGVERPDLKSIGDGLLDDLQGISERTREREDRLARLEGKLERKNERIAELEAELDRARDLSDMATQFTRALTHTDGVATDLGSDDGADTTRTERQRDASRDTPGADTPSQETDGADEPTDSVCAETGTNDETYADLLDGAVIRHEIWRAEEHSRASAEYAKGIIATLVDENGPVGHSTILTRLGSSSTDDVTAVATTLESMRIIDKTHTDEGLMVDLNRAGIQEMREATTGRERTRELANDF; from the coding sequence ATGTCGCGTGAGGACCAACGGACGGTCACGCTCGACGCCGACGGTATCGTCTCCATTCCGACCGTCGAACTACTGACCGGACGCGGGTTCGTGACCGGCAAGAGCGGCGGCGGGAAATCGAACACCGCGAGCGTCATCGCCGAGGAGTTGCTGGCGGACGGCCATCCACTTCTCATCGTCGATACCGACGGCGAGTACTACGGACTCAAAGAACAGTACGAAGTCCTCCATGCGGGTGCGGGCGAAGAGTGTGACGTCCAAATCGGCACCGAACACGCCGACAAACTCGCCGAACTCGCGCTTGAGGGGGGTGTGCCGGTGATCCTCGACGTGTCCGCCTGTCTCGACGAGGAGGGCCACGACCTCGTCCGGGCGACCGTCGAGGCGCTGTTCACCCGCGAACAGGAGGCGCGTCGGCCCTTTTTGCTACTGGTCGAGGAGGTCCACGAGTTCATCCCCGAATCCGGCGGTCTCGACAGCGCGGGGGAGATGCTCATCCGCGTGGCCAAACGCGGCCGCAAGCGCGGCCTCGGGTTCTGTGGCATCTCCCAGCGGCCGGCGAACGTCAAAAAGGACGTCATCACCCAGTGTGACTGGCTCTGCTGGCACCGGCTGACGTGGGACAACGACACCTCGGTCGTGCGGCGCGTGCTCGACGGGGATGCGGCCACGGCAGTACAGAGCCTCGACGACGGCGAGGCGATTCTCGTCACCGATTGGGATGGCTCCCGCCGACGGGTGCAGGTTCGCCGCAAGGAGACCTTCGACGCCGGCGCAACGCCGGGTCTCGGCGGCGTCGAACGGCCCGACCTCAAGAGCATCGGCGACGGACTGCTCGACGACCTCCAGGGGATATCGGAGCGCACGCGCGAGCGCGAAGACCGCCTCGCACGTCTCGAAGGGAAACTCGAACGGAAAAACGAACGGATCGCCGAACTCGAAGCCGAACTCGACCGTGCCAGAGACCTGAGCGACATGGCAACCCAGTTCACCCGTGCATTGACTCACACGGACGGTGTGGCGACCGATTTGGGGAGCGATGACGGTGCGGATACGACACGGACCGAGCGCCAACGCGACGCCAGCCGGGACACACCGGGAGCCGACACGCCCTCTCAGGAAACTGACGGAGCGGACGAACCCACCGATTCCGTGTGTGCCGAAACGGGAACAAACGACGAGACGTACGCCGACCTGCTCGACGGCGCAGTCATCCGTCACGAGATTTGGAGAGCGGAAGAACACTCGCGCGCATCCGCGGAGTACGCAAAGGGCATCATCGCCACGCTCGTCGACGAGAACGGGCCAGTCGGTCACAGTACGATTCTCACACGGCTGGGAAGTTCGAGTACCGACGACGTCACGGCAGTAGCGACCACGCTCGAATCGATGCGGATCATCGACAAGACGCACACCGACGAGGGGCTGATGGTCGACCTGAACAGGGCCGGGATTCAGGAGATGCGCGAGGCCACGACCGGACGCGAGCGAACGCGGGAGTTGGCCAACGATTTTTGA
- a CDS encoding FxLYD domain-containing protein — protein sequence MIDRRKYLAVVGAATSLGLAGCSGESGGNNSSGGNGSAGGTSGSDDANATDGKTSESTGTVATESATGATTMETDGSMKTTTAGGTEMSEAETLTPSGGGGAGNTNVTNSELVVDEGQYGTDIYMTGLVENTGNSVLRLPEARVSFYDSEDSILSSTTTSIAFLKSGTQWEVHELYFDEDKPERGEIEITSADTFQTELGIPDSLKVAEENLNTGEEPTLSIRIENTSNSAVSPSVFCVFYDDDGIALGDGLDSLDQLPAGESWQTSLEYLAYSTQDATRISDYDLYANTL from the coding sequence ATGATAGATCGGCGGAAGTATTTAGCGGTGGTTGGTGCTGCAACAAGCCTCGGTCTGGCCGGCTGTAGCGGCGAGTCGGGCGGCAACAACAGCAGCGGCGGAAACGGTAGCGCTGGCGGAACGAGCGGTAGCGACGATGCCAACGCCACCGACGGCAAGACTAGCGAAAGCACGGGTACTGTAGCGACGGAAAGTGCGACCGGAGCTACAACAATGGAAACTGACGGTTCGATGAAAACGACAACTGCTGGAGGAACAGAGATGAGTGAAGCAGAAACACTCACACCCTCTGGCGGTGGTGGAGCAGGCAACACCAACGTCACGAATAGCGAACTCGTTGTTGATGAAGGACAGTACGGAACAGATATTTACATGACTGGTCTAGTCGAGAATACCGGAAATAGTGTTCTTCGACTTCCCGAAGCAAGGGTGTCCTTCTATGATAGCGAAGATTCGATTCTCAGCAGCACGACAACGAGTATTGCATTCCTCAAGTCGGGAACACAGTGGGAAGTCCACGAACTATACTTCGACGAAGACAAACCAGAACGTGGCGAGATCGAGATCACGAGTGCCGATACGTTCCAGACCGAACTCGGGATCCCGGATTCGCTCAAGGTGGCGGAGGAGAACTTGAATACTGGAGAGGAGCCAACGCTCTCAATTCGTATCGAAAATACGTCGAACAGTGCAGTTTCGCCCTCGGTGTTCTGCGTTTTCTACGATGACGATGGCATTGCGTTGGGTGACGGGCTCGACAGTCTCGATCAACTCCCAGCGGGCGAATCGTGGCAAACTTCGCTCGAATATCTTGCGTACAGTACGCAGGACGCGACTCGCATCTCGGATTACGACCTCTATGCGAACACACTATAG